catttgatttgaatgtgtgggttcaacttactcttttgttcttgttgtgagagCACGTGGTTTTATGAGGGtcaggtaacgttattagacttctttaggatgttgggtgttcaagccacgGGTGCATTGTGACTCTGAGTCGGTTTtagaggctaggattgttataagcatgtcatctttgttgtgaatatttttgaagaatggCATAAGTTAAGGGAAGTGTAAGGGATTGCATAGGCtacagtttaattgttgctatcaaccatggtcattggtgtagtgtgcTTCAATTTTGTAAATATATCGTGCTCAAGAAGTGTTAATTGTtggttgctcgaggacgagcaagatcttaagtgtggggtggtgatgtttggCTAAATATTCAAATTTTTCATGTAATTTGCCTTGCATTATACCTCGATTTTGTTAATTTGTGtgtgaatatttgtgactcgagctaAATAAtggtatttatatgtgtaggagtcaattgGAAGTGATTTGGAGATTTTTCATGCAAAGTGAAGTAAAAAATAGAAGAATCTGGAGGAAGTATAAGTTTGGTGCACAAGTCCCGGACAGCAAAGCGAGgttcacttcgccagaccgggacCGGAGCAGAAGAAACCAGAAAAGTCCCGGACAGTGAAGCGAGGGTCACTTCGCCAGACCGAAACCGAAGCAGAAAAATCAGCTTCTCCAACCCGAATTAGGAGAAACCCAATTCGCCCCATACAAACCCAAGCCGCTATAAATACATCAAAAACGTGCTTTTGAGGGTGAGAGGCTATTTTTGAAGGGGGAGAAGATACTTTGGACCAAGGGAGAGCACGGAGCGGCCGTGGAGGCCGAAATTtatcagattccatctttcttccatcaaacttagtaatttttacttttttgataatttgttgttttgctaccatgtctatgtggagttaaacttcacgttctagggttgtggttgtcatgaatattgaagtttattaattacattACCATTAATACTAGCTATCATATTTGGTTatttctctaattctgtgcataattgcttaattgtttggccagcagttgagttctatttactatctatgttatgcttgtgaaagttgtgtttagattagagtagaattagagagagcttgtttctgaacccgtggctcggggaaagatttcgcggttaagatagtatacctaacagtcttgcttagttgaatagcgtattatattcgttcataatatattcaataccataggaatatagggttgatacattgtggatagacggatagtattgtgggaacatgttATTTATATAAACTATCCGATtaactagcaatcatagataatttggattaccaggtgtaattacgaactcaataggattgataaatcgatcacaaccctggaatctatatctcccttggttacatgtttaaatttcgcaatagtagttgtaatagaaaaaccaaacTTTTGATTACCTTGGAAAGtgaattgattttagtttgcttagttaacggttAATTTAAGTCTCTGtaggttcgacatccgactttcgaatcactttattacttgacggccacgtatcCCTCGGGAACCGACACACAACCTTCAGAGGCATTATTACGGTTGACCGGGTCAAACACATAAAATAAGTTTTCGCTCATACACTCGCGACTTTGCCAATGCTTTTGTCCCTCCACTTTGAGGACAACTCTATCACTTTAGATATAACAAGCGAATAACGAAAACAAGAAAGCCATTAGAACTTGTATCACTTGCTACCAccttttttgtattttctttctcCAGCCATTGTGCATAATTTGATTTATATTTTAGAAGTGAGGACTATGCTTTAAAAGGAAGGAATTTTGTTTGTATTATATTTCGATGGCAGTTATATACAAAATGCTAGGATGTAAGATTCTCATTGTACAAGGAGTGCTAGTTttattgattttgaaatacaTAGGTATATCCGTGATTGAGTAAATCACCAGAAATGGTATTGATACAAAATTCGACATTTGTGTAGGATTTGCATTAGATAAGGATTAAGAACTTGATTTTGAAATACAGGAAATGTATCATTGATTGAGTCAAATTACCAGGGTACTTAGAGTAATTTACTGAAATGTAAATTACATACAATTCGATGGGGGCTTTAATCTATCTGTAAAAACAGTTTTGGCTTGGATGGAACTGTGCCCTTGTACCTGTTTCCCATTTTGATTACACATACTGCACTCACTTGCATTCGGGGATTTTGCTCTTGATGTCAATTTCCAAGCAATAATGTAGACAGACCTACTCCGACTCTTAAAAAATGCtgatgaatacaatgtcggtccTTCAAAAGTAATGCATTTTTGAAAAATCGGAACAACATATGTATTTGCTGGTACTTATGTTTCTGGGTATTCATTCCCTTAATTGCTTGAAACAAAATAGAATGATACTTTATCAGTGTTTGCTTAAAAGTTATGGGAATTTGCTTAGCTACCTAATGCTTCAACATGTGCACTCGGTCACGTTAATTGCTTTTGCATCTGCAATCTTGAATAGTTTTTTGCATTGCATTGGCTACATAAGGTTAAGAAAAAACAAGACGTGTGAAATTGTATCGAAACTTTTGAAAGCAGAACAGCACGgatatagtatataaatatatCTGACTGCATTAATGAGTAATGGACTCCTGATTGGGCACACGTTATACGACACTATAAAAATATTTGATAAACTTGTCCATAACTTTAGAAGACCGCAACATTAAATGATGATTTCAGAGACCAGCACAGCATGCATACTATTTTAATAGTAAGAAACTTTGCTTAATTActgaaaaattcaaaaacagaAAAATAAACTAATTAAATGACCTCTTTCCCTAGCCAAGCAAGGCTGTTCAACCATGCCATCAATATAGGATAGATAATGACTCTCTAAGCAAAGCCTTGATTCGAACACATAGTTTGACGGAAAAAGAGAGAGTTACTGAAACCTATTCTTTTCTTCGAAAGATCAAACTCTATAAGGTTGTCCTGCATCTGAAATCCACCAATGATAATTGATTGTCCCGATTCTTGGCGTCGTTCTTCAACAAAAGCTAGACATATGACATCTCCACTAACTTCTACCAATGAGTTTGCTCCAGTAATTTTCCAGTGCACATTTTGCTTGTGGAGAACGAAATTAATTTCAGGAGCATTGTAACCAAGTCGTGACATACCAATATCTCTCGAATTGAAGCAAGTTGTAAAAGGTTGCACTGCGAGTACTGATCTCACCTCTTTTGGCATCTCTTTAACAAAAGCTTTGGTTACTGCATTGTAAATAGATGTCTCTAATACAGTGTAAGGAACAGTCGTGCTTATTCTTGTCCCACCGTATCCACTTTTATCCAAAGACAGCAATGTTTTATTAAGTGGTAACGTTTTTCCATTGATCTTAATGGATGAAACTTGAATATAATATTCTGAGGAGGGCCTATTGATGAAAATACTAGGTGAGTAGGTAATAATAGGAGTGTAGATAAGATCACGTGAGGCATCATAGCCAGGACTAAATAAATAAGGGCTCTGTCCAATATATATTATACCATTAACATCTAATTCCTTTGTTGAGCTCAAGCAAATGGCAAACTTTCTGCTGAACCTAAACGCTGATGCAAATTGAGTAGCAAGTGATACTGGACTCTGCTGTCCAAAACCAATCATTCCCTTAACATCTTTACCGAGACTTCTGGTTAAATATGAAGGACTGCAGCTAAATATAAAGCTTGACATGGTTGCTACAGGACCTGGAAATGTTCCATTGACTGATACGATTGACAAAACATCCCCGGCGATTTCACCACCGGTGTAGATGGTATCAATAATGGGGTTTTCAACAACGTTATAACAAGCGTTGCTGTTACAACCCGGTCGTGTACCAGTTCCTGTATGACAACTTCCGCAGGCGGTTGACCTAGCAAGATTACATTGCCTTGAATTGCAACGAGCTGGCTTGTAAGTGGAGCTTTCGTAGTCTTGTTCACAATCCACCCATAGGCTTTCGCCACCAAGATGGATGGCTAGTTTAAGAGGGACAAGAGGTGTTCTTTGATGAATTTTAGTTATGTATTGTAGAGTGGAGGGATCTTTCTTAACTGCAAGGAATAAAGTTTTAGGATGGGAAGTAGTGGTTTGAGCTAGACAAGTAATTGATGATATTATGAGAAGAAAACAAAGGTGAAGTAGACAGTAACTAGAGGACGACATTGGAATATGAATGATTTTAGTATAAAGGAAAGCATGCAAGCACACTTCTGTGTGAAATATTGGATATCATAAGTATCTATTAATAGCTAAAGATTCATGAGCCTTTCTTATTGAGAAGTTTCTTGGATATGAAACTCTTTACATTTGaactttttttattcttttttttccaTTGAAGTACGTGTTGCTTTCAATCTCATCAATTTATTAAGTATAATATTTGAATGGCTCACCCTTTACTGGCTAAGTAGCATCTTTCCAGAAGTTCAGACTTCATATTTTATCAAGGTCGAATTAAGGAAGCCCCTTGTAAAGACGATTTGCCACCAAATTAGGAAAGTTATATTTTGTTTATTGTCTCTCCATATTTCTCGTATGCACCATCATCCAGATGCACCGACAATTACTCATATTTAACTCATAAACAAACTAGTTTAAATTATATACATTGTTCGCGTAAGAAATTTTTAGAGCATCAAGTCATATTTACCGATTAAGACAATCTATTAATATTCAAGATTAcaaatttcatattaattttaagGATATCCTTCTAGTTACTTAATAACGTAAAAAGTTCTTTACACtgatgatgtatatatataacttaaactttaaacaaGATCATCAACAATTAACGAATAAAGAGATGGAGGTAGAAGGATTCTTTAATTTGATTCATTCTCTACTAATAGCATTAGGATAGCAGCACCTCTAGGGAAAAGAGGCCAAACAGCATTATAGGccaataaatttcaaaattataaTGTGAAGTATAAAAAGTTTTAGTACTTgatgggtgtcacgacccaaaatcccaccacaggcatcgtgatggcaccaagtctctaaaactaggtaaaccgatttccattacatttttgaagccattttttttaagtaatcaaaactaacagcgaaaataattacaatacacaacctccccagactggtagtactgagtcacgaactctaactgaatacatagaatgatcacgaggaccgaatatacaatattgtttgattacaaactAACAgcacaatgaaatgaaaagactccaagggactacgacgaccaagtagctctaccttgaatccttacgatcccgctttaactctgctcaagtccgatatttccaatacctggctctgcacaaaaatgtacagaagtatagtatgagtacgccacgatcggtacccagtaagtatcaagactaacatcaatggagtagagacgaggtaaagtcaagacactcactagtttaataacctgtgcaatataatataaaaaataatatgaaacaaataacatcaaggca
The DNA window shown above is from Nicotiana tomentosiformis chromosome 8, ASM39032v3, whole genome shotgun sequence and carries:
- the LOC104106341 gene encoding probable aspartic proteinase GIP2 encodes the protein MSSSSYCLLHLCFLLIISSITCLAQTTTSHPKTLFLAVKKDPSTLQYITKIHQRTPLVPLKLAIHLGGESLWVDCEQDYESSTYKPARCNSRQCNLARSTACGSCHTGTGTRPGCNSNACYNVVENPIIDTIYTGGEIAGDVLSIVSVNGTFPGPVATMSSFIFSCSPSYLTRSLGKDVKGMIGFGQQSPVSLATQFASAFRFSRKFAICLSSTKELDVNGIIYIGQSPYLFSPGYDASRDLIYTPIITYSPSIFINRPSSEYYIQVSSIKINGKTLPLNKTLLSLDKSGYGGTRISTTVPYTVLETSIYNAVTKAFVKEMPKEVRSVLAVQPFTTCFNSRDIGMSRLGYNAPEINFVLHKQNVHWKITGANSLVEVSGDVICLAFVEERRQESGQSIIIGGFQMQDNLIEFDLSKKRIGFSNSLFFRQTMCSNQGFA